A genomic segment from Eremothecium gossypii ATCC 10895 chromosome III, complete sequence encodes:
- the AIM23 gene encoding Aim23p (Syntenic homolog of Saccharomyces cerevisiae YJL131C (AIM23)), producing MFRRIVAVPSSWSSLQLFSTSAVRSSNGLAAILEQVSAKKSAPREAKTPSKYADRKPQHSSPVRKKKVFVRWTTGSEKAREIANTVVSEVLSIRSDGRLRLILPEENRIQELSMQDVARQLDLEVHSLRFIKSETDAGGRPLPLVKRVSVREAFRVHAERMAAEREKELLRKGVSARRVGAKERRAPDSKQVRISWQISPTDFSNQKSKEIRGHLERGHTVLVLLANKDASGPAPQVSPRELQRRSSLLDELAAILEDINCSVVRSGDPASRVELKLVPKAPQEVDRHALKEQRRLQRAEKLKRRLERRGPASAQE from the coding sequence ATGTTTAGGCGTATAGTAGCAGTCCCTAGTTCGTGGAGTAGCCTCCAATTGTTTAGCACTAGCGCTGtccgcagcagcaacgGGCTAGCAGCTATACTGGAGCAGGTATCGGCAAAGAAAAGTGCACCGAGGGAAGCGAAGACGCCGAGCAAGTATGCTGACCGCAAGCCGCAGCACTCTTCGCCCGTTCGCAAGAAGAAGGTGTTTGTGCGGTGGACCACTGGCTCAGAAAAGGCGCGCGAGATAGCGAACACAGTTGTGTCGGAGGTGCTGAGCATCCGCAGCGACGGACGTCTCCGCCTCATCTTGCCTGAAGAAAACCGCATCCAGGAGCTATCCATGCAGGACGtcgcgcgccagctggaCCTCGAGGTCCACAGCCTGCGATTCATCAAGAGCGAGACGGACGCCGGCGGccggccgctgccgctTGTCAAACGGGTGTCAGTGCGCGAAGCCTTCAGAGTGCACGCGGAGCGCATGGCCGCAGAGCGCGAGAAGGAGCTGCTTCGGAAGGGCGTATCCGCCCGCCGTGTAGGCGCTAAGGagcgccgcgcgccagATAGCAAGCAAGTGCGCATTTCGTGGCAGATCTCGCCGACGGATTTCTCCAACCAGAAGTCAAAAGAAATCCGCGGCCATCTGGAGCGCGGCCACACGGTACTGGTGCTGCTTGCAAACAAAGACGCCTCAGGCCCCGCCCCCCAGGTTTCACCGCGCGAGCTACAGCGCCGCAGCTCCCTCCTAGATGAGCTTGCCGCCATCCTCGAGGACATCAACTGCTCAGTCGTACGCTCCGGCGACCCTGCGTCCCGCGTCGAGCTGAAGCTGGTGCCAAAGGCCCCACAGGAAGTTGACCGCCATGCGTTGAAAGAGCAGCGCCGCCTACAGCGCGCTGAGAAGCTGAAACGCCGCCTCGAACGCCGCGGCCCCGCTTCAGCCCAAGAATGA
- the MRS4 gene encoding Fe(2+) transporter (Syntenic homolog of Saccharomyces cerevisiae YJL133W (MRS3) and YKR052C (MRS4)): protein MDPPELDYEALPENAPLVYQLAAGAFAGIMEHSIMFPIDAIKTRMQAVSTTGSSAATRLPSNMLAQIAKISTTEGSLALWKGVQSVVLGAGPAHAVYFATYEMCKSRLIDPEDRQTHQPLKTALSGTLATVAADALMNPFDTIKQRLQLHPSDSMTKCAVRMYQREGIAAFFYSYPTTIAMNIPFAALNFVIYESSTKIFNPSNNYNPWIHCLCGGISGATCAAITTPLDCVKTVLQIRGADSVQSQLFKEADTFRKAASAIHKTYGWSGFFRGLKPRIISNMPATAISWTSYEFAKHLLFTNSNAHLDNH, encoded by the coding sequence ATGGATCCTCCGGAACTTGACTATGAGGCACTTCCGGAGAATGCGCCGCTTGTGTACCAGTTGGCAGCTGGAGCGTTTGCAGGCATCATGGAGCACTCGATAATGTTTCCTATAGACGCCATCAAGACGAGGATGCAGGCAGTGAGCACGACGGGTTCCAGTGCGGCTACGAGGCTGCCGAGCAACATGTTGGCGCAGATTGCGAAGATATCTACTACAGAAGGATCGCTTGCTCTGTGGAAGGGCGTGCAATCGGTGGTGCTGGGGGCAGGTCCAGCGCACGCAGTGTACTTTGCGACATATGAGATGTGCAAATCGCGGCTGATTGATCCGGAAGACCGGCAGACGCACCAGCCCCTGAAGACGGCGCTGAGCGGGACCCTGGCCACGGTGGCTGCGGATGCACTAATGAATCCGTTTGACACCATCAAACAGAGATTGCAGTTGCACCCAAGTGATTCCATGACGAAGTGCGCCGTGCGTATGTACCAGCGAGAGGGCATTGCAGCGTTTTTCTATTCATATCCGACAACTATTGCTATGAACATACCGTTCGCAGCGTTGAATTTTGTTATTTATGAATCATCTACAAAAATATTCAATCCGAGTAACAACTACAACCCCTGGATACATTGTCTGTGCGGTGGGATATCCGGCGCAACATGTGCCGCCATAACCACACCGCTAGACTGCGTGAAGACAGTATTGCAGATTCGCGGTGCAGATTCTGTTCAAAGTCAGCTGTTCAAGGAGGCTGACACATTCCGCAAGGCTGCATCTGCAATCCACAAAACATATGGTTGGTCCGGTTTCTTTCGGGGCCTAAAACCCAGAATTATCAGCAACATGCCTGCAACTGCTATATCGTGGACATCTTATGAGTTTGCCAAGCATTTACTGTTCACGAACAGCAACGCCCATCTGGACAATCATTAG
- the HFL1 gene encoding Hfl1p (Syntenic homolog of Saccharomyces cerevisiae YKR051W): MSAACLASWVVTACIVASVCSVVLSAHTMWSQLINYRKPQQQRLVLRIQLMVPIFSLTCFIAVVKPDIAMVLIDPVREIYESFVIYTFFSLLTLLLGGERNILVNLAPEQKRIQHPIPVVGRWVLPMVDMADPKAFLAVKRGILQYVWFKPVYCLGMSAFQVLEWDLGCKWLTLVYNASASWSLYNLALFWKCLYNELRKYNPWPKFLCVKLIIFASYWQGMVITLLHYLNVIQDCEGTNMGYVYHNVALCLEMVAFALAHRWAFSWTEYSAQNIPLGARMHFWYAVRDWLGWKDLIWDFRTTFIGSDYTYRNFDAANTNPEGRIKRINDGLRYTNCGAERHWINDKQPRYGSMDEDSWVDLASELPIYVPEDQNYPVVWDARSYRYTRGIRQLRENIIRERTSSAV, from the coding sequence ATGAGTGCTGCTTGTCTAGCTTCGTGGGTTGTTACGGCGTGCATCGTTGCCTCAGTATGCAGCGTGGTGTTGTCTGCACACACGATGTGGTCGCAGCTGATAAATTACCGGAaaccgcagcagcagcggcttGTGTTGCGCATTCAGCTGATGGTACCGATATTTAGCCTTACATGCTTCATCGCGGTGGTCAAGCCCGACATAGCGATGGTGCTGATAGATCCTGTGCGGGAAATATACGAAAGTTTCGTCATCTACACGTTTTTCAGTTTGTTGACGTTGCTACTCGGGGGTGAGCGGAATATCTTGGTGAACCTTGCGCCGGAGCAGAAAAGGATCCAGCACCCGATTCCCGTTGTGGGACGTTGGGTGTTGCCCATGGTCGATATGGCCGACCCCAAGGCGTTTTTGGCTGTGAAGCGGGGCATTCTACAGTACGTGTGGTTCAAGCCGGTGTACTGCTTGGGGATGTCTGCGTTCCAGGTGTTGGAGTGGGATCTGGGATGTAAGTGGTTGACGCTTGTATACAACGCGAGCGCGTCATGGTCGCTCTATAACTTGGCGCTCTTCTGGAAGTGCTTGTACAACGAGTTGCGCAAGTACAACCCATGGCCTAAATTCTTATGTGTTAAGTTGATCATTTTTGCATCCTACTGGCAGGGTATGGTTATCACGCTTCTCCACTACCTGAACGTGATTCAGGACTGCGAGGGCACGAACATGGGCTACGTGTACCACAATGTGGCGCTCTGTTTGGAGATGGTAGCCTTTGCGTTGGCACACCGCTGGGCCTTTTCGTGGACCGAGTACAGCGCGCAGAATATCCCGCTAGGTGCGCGAATGCATTTCTGGTATGCGGTGCGAGACTGGCTCGGCTGGAAGGACTTGATCTGGGATTTTAGGACTACGTTTATTGGAAGCGACTATACTTACCGCAATTTTGATGCCGCAAACACGAATCCCGAGGGACGCATCAAGAGGATCAACGACGGTCTTCGGTACACGAACTGCGGGGCTGAGAGACACTGGATCAATGACAAACAGCCGCGTTACGGGTCCATGGACGAAGACTCCTGGGTTGATCTTGCCTCTGAGCTCCCAATATATGTCCCGGAGGATCAGAACTACCCAGTCGTCTGGGATGCGCGGTCGTACAGGTATACCCGCGGCATTCGCCAGCTCCGGGAGAACATTATCAGAGAACGCACTTCGTCTGCAGTTTAG
- the YSR3 gene encoding sphinganine kinase YSR3 (Syntenic homolog of Saccharomyces cerevisiae YJL134W (LCB3) and YKR053C (YSR3)) gives MTAQASDNIPNIRGRRPRGVSDHSGAKLPQYDPGSHPPGYFKPYMSAFRFKCREYLLPFTANQSDYIALLQRQYRTPWRDSYFAYTALLGSHMFYVIALPIPRWLGYGVVTRDLVYVLGYSIYITGYLKDYFCLPRPASPPCHRIALSKYTTKEYGAPSSHCANATAVTLLFLVYAWRSRMDCSALQFFLCLVLLAVYYVTLTLGRIYCGMHGLLDIVTGSAIGVFCFTVRLITRDYLSFDQATAQFSWWFPFFAVAIGLLMLFYHVEPVDPCPCFEDSVAFIGVITGIEAAEWLFPRLFHETTSQYLVFQWSYVAIPAACARIVAGILCVLLWKSVLSKKLVYSLLSVLMTDDRPAAHAEHPRTGHVRPLVPRIDILGRFFVYMGVPMTVIIVCPTVFALLGI, from the coding sequence ATTGCCTCAGTATGATCCCGGAAGCCATCCACCTGGATACTTCAAACCGTATATGTCGGCGTTTCGGTTCAAATGCAGAGAGTACCTTCTGCCATTTACCGCTAATCAATCGGATTATATTGCATTGCTTCAGCGCCAATATCGAACACCATGGAGAGACAGCTACTTTGCGTACACAGCACTTCTTGGGTCCCACATGTTTTATGTGATTGCTCTGCCCATTCCCAGGTGGCTAGGATACGGCGTTGTGACCAGAGACCTAGTCTACGTCCTAGGATACTCCATTTACATCACTGGGTACCTCAAGGACTATTTTTGTTTGCCCAGGCCCGCGAGTCCGCCTTGCCACCGGATCGCGCTAAGCAAGTACACAACGAAGGAGTACGGCGCCCCGAGCTCGCATTGCGCCAATGCGACCGCAGTGACCCTGTTGTTCCTTGTTTACGCTTGGCGGTCACGCATGGACTGCAGCGCGCTGCAGTTCTTCCTGTGCCTTGTGCTGCTGGCCGTCTACTACGTGACGCTGACTCTGGGGCGTATTTACTGTGGCATGCACGGACTGCTCGACATTGTGACAGGCTCCGCAATTGGAGTCTTCTGCTTTACAGTGCGCTTGATCACTAGAGACTACCTCAGTTTCGACCAGGCTACAGCGCAGTTTTCGTGGTGGTTCCCCTTCTTCGCGGTGGCCATAGGCCTACTGATGCTCTTCTACCATGTCGAGCCTGTGGATCCCTGCCCGTGCTTCGAGGACAGCGTCGCCTTTATCGGCGTCATCACAGGCATTGAGGCCGCCGAGTGGCTTTTCCCCCGCCTGTTCCATGAGACCACCAGCCAGTATCTTGTGTTTCAATGGTCCTACGTGGCCATTCCAGCAGCCTGCGCGCGCATAGTTGCTGGAATCCTCTGCGTGCTGCTGTGGAAGAGCGTTCTGAGCAAGAAACTCGTCTACAGCCTGCTCTCCGTACTGATGACAGACGATCGACCTGCTGCACACGCAGAACACCCTCGCACCGGCCACGTGCGTCCGCTGGTGCCCCGCATCGATATACTTGGCAGATTTTTTGTCTACATGGGCGTTCCGATGACTGTTATCATAGTGTGCCCAACTGTCTTCGCTCTTTTGGGCATCTAA